GATATAGAGATTATCCGGGCTTGGGCAGAACACACCAAACCGAAAGACCAATTTCGTTGGGATCGTCGTCCGGAGATGGACTACCTGGATTGAACCCCGTCCAATCAACGCAAGGAGATGCACGTCAGATGTTACCGTTTATTTATTGGTTAACCACTACCGCCCCAACTGCATCAGGAACCCCTCCCGTTGCGAAAACTGATCCAAAAGTAGACACAGTGCATGGGGAAGAACGCCTCGATAACTACTTTTGGCTCAGGGAGAAATCGAACACGGAAGTCATCGAATACCTTGAAGCCGAAAATAGATATACTGAAGCGATGATGCAGCATACCGGGGATTTTCAGGAGCAGCTGTATCAAGAACTTTTGGGAAGAATCAAAGAAACTGATCTCTCCGTTCCCGAAAAGATGGGCGACTACTACTATTACAGCCGCACCGAAGAGGGAAAACAGTATCCGATCTATTGTCGGCAAAAGGGCGGCTTGGAGTCGGAGGAGGAGATACTGCTAGATCAGAATGTTCTTGCCGAGGGGCATGAATATCTAGAAATGGGCGTCTATAAAATCAGTCCGAATCATCAACTATTGGCGTATTCCACCGATACAACGGGCGCAGAAAGTTATACGCTGTATGTCAAAGATTTGAATACCGGTCAACTGCTATCAGACCAAATTCCAAACACCTACTACAGTATCGAATGGGCAAGTGATAATCAGACCCTTTTTTACACCACACTAGATGCGGCAAAACGTCCCTATAAACTGTACCGACACCAACTCGGGAGCGATCCAGAAGCGGATGTTCTTATCTATCATGAGACAGATGAGTCATTTTTCCTAGATGTTTCCAAGACGAGAAGTCAGGCTTACCTGCTGATGGAGCTGGAGAATATCAATACCTCTGAAGTTCACTATCTGGAAGCAAATCAACCCACAGGCGATTTCAAAGTTATTTCGCCACGCCAGTCGGAGTTAGAGTATTCCGTTGAGCATCACGGCGATCAGTTCTTCATTGTCACTAATGCGGATGCGGTGAATTTCAAGCTGATGCGCGCCTCCATCAACAATCCATCAAGGATAAACTGGGAGGAGGTCATCCCCCATCGAGAGGCGGTAAAGCTGGACGGTGTCAGCGCCTTTCAGAATCATCTGGTAATTTCTGAACGGGAGGATGGACTCCAAAAAATTCGGGTGCACAACTTCACAACAGGCGAAGCGCACGCGATAGACTTCCCTGAACCTGTCTATACGGTCCGGCAGGGAAGGAATCCGGAGTTCAATACGAACACGCTCCGTTTCAATTACGCTTCGCTCATTACGCCGATGTCGGTCTTTGACTACGAGATGGACGCCAGAACTCGCGAACTGAAGAAGCAGGACGAAGTTCTCGGTGGATATGATCCCTCCCTATACGAATCGGAACGAATTTTTGCCAAAGCATCCGATGGTACGTCCATCCCGATTTCGCTGGTTTACAAAAAAGGACTGGTCAAAGATGGAGGGAATCCGCTGCTTTTGTACGGATACGGTTCCTACGGCATCAACAGCGAACCCTATTTTTCATCAAACCGATTGAGCCTGTTAGATCGAGGGTTCATATACGCCATCGCTCACATTCGGGGCGGCGAAGAGATGGGACGGACTTGGTACGAAAATGGCAAGCTACTCCATAAAAGAAACACCTTTACCGACTTTATCGCCTGTGCTGAGCATCTAATCGCTGAGAAATATACTGCAAGCGACAAGCTAGTTACTCAAGGTGGGAGCGCGGGCGGGCTGCTCATGGGGGCTGTCACAAATATGCGCCCAGAACTTTTTGAGATTGTCATCGCAAAAGTACCTTTCGTTGATGTTGTCAACACCATGCTCGACGCCTCTATCCCCCTAACGGTCATCGAATACGACGAATGGGGCAACCCCAACAAGAAAGAGTTTTACGATTACATCAAATCGTATTCCCCCTATGACAATATCGAAGCGAAAGAATATCCGCATATATTGGTGACAGCGGGACTCAACGACCCACGGGTCCATTATTGGGAACCTGCCAAATGGACAGCGAAGTTACGCGCGTTGAAAACGGGGGATAACCAGCTGCTTCTCAAAACTGAGATGGGCGCGGGCCATGGGGGACCTTCGGGACGGTATGACTACTTGAGGGAAATTGCTTTTGAGTATGCGTTTATCTTCGATTTGTTAGGAGTAGACAAATAGAAGGGGACATTTCTGTGATGCGTGAAGCTAGTTCATTGGGTAATTGGTTCATTGGGTAATTAATGAGCTAATGAACTCATACATTGAACCTCCAACACTCCAACTATTCAATTATTAATGAGGTGACAGATGAGTTTACAAGACAAAGTTTGTATCATCACTGGCGGCGGCAGCGGTATCGGACGCGGCGCGGGGATAATGATGGCACAGCAGGGTGCCAAGGTGGTGTTGATTGGTAGAACAGCGGCAAAGGTTGAGGCAGTCAGAGATGAGATTATTGCCGACAGCGGCACAGCCGTAGCTATGTCACTGGATGTCGCTGACCATGATGCCGTTCATCAGATGGCAAAGGATGTGTTCGACACCTTTGGTCGCATTGATGTGTTGGTAAACAACGCCGGTCACAGTTCCAAAAATCGGCGGCTGCTGACCATTACGCCGGAGGAGATTCGCAGCGTCTTCGATTCCAACCTGATTGGCACAATTTACTGCACGCAGGCAGTTGTCCCCGCCATGCTGAAGGCACAGCAGGGGACTATTATCAATGTTTCATCCCTAGCTGGCGTAACCCCCGGACCGTTTAGCGGGTTAGCGTACGGTCCCGCCAAGGCAGCGGTTATCAATTTCACGGAATTTCTCAATGTCGATCTTCGGAACACTGGCATTCGGGCAAGTGTCATCATCCCCGGCGAGGTTGACACTCCCATCCTCGACAAGCGTCCCGTTCCCCCACCCGACGAAACTCGGCTCGAAATGGTGGATGTCGACGAAACTTCGGCAACGATTTGTCTCATGGCGAGTCTACCACAACGGACTAACCTCCCTTCAGTAGTCATCAGACCAACGATGCAACGGGATACGTCCGGCGAGGTAGAAGCGATGCCAGAGGTGAATTGAGAAACTGAATCGTTCGATTTCTATCTTTTTGACCGCAGAGACGTGGAGAACGCAGAGTTTTATTAGAGAAGTAGTGCGTCCCGTTCCGAGTATCTCGATTTATCGGGAGAGGCGAGGAGGCGTAGAGGTGTGGAAGATACTCGCTCTCTCCAATACTCACCCCTCGCTTCCTCTATTTCTTCTCTGTGTCCTCTGTGCCTCTGCGGTTTCGTTCAAAGGAGAAAAGACAGTATGCCAACGACCAATCCTTATCTCGAACTGGATCAGAAAATCGTTGGGGATATATATACCTCAACTGAACCGATGGCGTTGCTGACAACGCTCTGTGATGATTTTGGATCGCGATTCGGCGGGACGGAAGGCGCAGCCCTTGCCGCTAATCTGCTGGAGAAGAAATTTGCTGCCTATGGACTGGCTAACGTCCATAAAGACGCCTACGACTACGATGGGTGGTATCGTGGGGGGGCAACCTTGGAGGTTCTCAGTCCGATAGCGCGCGAAGTGCCGTGTATCTCGCTGCCTTACTGTCCAGCCGCAGAGGTGGAGGGAAACCTCGTTTTTGTCGATGAGGGGGTTGAGAAAGATTTCGAGAAAGAGAAAGACCGTCTAGCAGCAAGTATTGTCATTTCGCGGAGCGGCGGCATCCATCGCATGGAGAAGTATGACCGCGCCATCTTATACGACGCAAATGGATTCATCTTTCAAAATCACTATCCCGGCTATGGTGAGGTTACCGGCACCGTTGGCTGGAATCACGAAGCGGTTATCCCCGGCATCGGCATCTCCTATGAAACCGGCGAATTTCTTCACCGTTTGTCTCGGCAAAACGGGGCAGTGCGTGTAAGAATTAAGACCACCGATGAATATCGACCCACAACCGCGTGGAACGTCGTAGGGGAACTCCGGGGCAAAACGCATCCCGAAGAGTTGATCATTATCGGGTGTCATTACGACGGACACGACATCACGCAGGGTGCTAACGATCCGCTCAGTGGGATGGTAGTCGTTACAGAGATGGCGCGTGTGTTGTCGGCTCATGCAAGGGATGAATTAGCCCGCACCGTGCGATTTATCGCTTGGAGCAATGAGGAGGTAGGGTTATTTGGCGCGTATCATGATGCACAGGGATTAGGCGACAACCCGGCGCACGTCCGTTTTGTTTGGAACTTGGATTCCGCTGGCAACCCCGGCGGACGAAAAGGGATTCAGCTGCACCGGTTGCCGGATTTTGAGCCTTTCATCGAAAACGCAGCTGAAGAGATGGGGCAAGACATCTCCGTCGGGGGTGGCATCAGTTGCTACTCCGATCACTACCCCTATTTCCTGAGAGGTCTTCCCACTGGCAGCATGACAACGGTTGGTCGTCCGCCCGGCAGGGGTTTTGGACACACAGCGTTTGACACGGTGGATAAGACCGATGCCATGTCTATTAGAGAAGCAGCGGCACTCGGCGCACGGCTCGTTCTACGCCAGTTGAACGCAGAATCGTTGCCGCTTCAACTCCGAGAAGAGGACGAGGTCGAACGGTTACTGAAGGAAGACTCCGGGTTGGAACAACATCGGCTGCGAGAAGCAGTTTATGAGAAACTCGGTAAAGAGAATCTGCGGCAATATTGTGACGCTGTCATGGAGTGATGCAACCAATCAGGTGGCTCTTTTGCGCTCTTGATCCTTTCGCGCACTCTTTAACAGCTGCTTCCGCATTGTCTCAACTTGCTTTTTTCGCGTCAGGTTTTGGGTGACCGTTCCTGCGAATGTCTTGGGTTTGCGTTTCGGTTTCATCATAGATACCCTCCTACTCTTTGGAAACGCCCTTTTTGCAAGGAGGTTTCGGCAATCCCTCTACGATTCACCGCATGAAGTCCACACTGTTGGTAATGGTCGCTCCCAGTTGCGACATATCGTGCAGGAACGCCTCCCCGAGCGCCTCAAAACCGGGCACATTCGACGAACAATCCTCAAGAATAATAAACTTCCGCGCCCCTTCATCTCCAAACTCGGCGGCGATATCTCGCACCGTGCTTGCGACACAGTGGGATAACGCTTCGCCGACGACAATCACCTGATCGCACTGTTCCAATTTCTGGATTAGGTCGGTATTGACCTGCGTGGCGGGATCTTCTGGATCAGGGACATCCGCCTTCACCGCGCTGTAGTGCTCGGTGAAAATATTTGAACCCTTCATTACAAAATCAACAACCCCCAACTGGGATGCCTCCCAGTCCCGTACCGCCTGATCCACAGCGGGATAGAGCGCGCTCCCCCACGTCGCGATCCGGCAGTGTATGGGCCAAATCGTCAGTTGATACCGATTATTCTCCTCCAACAGCCGCGTGTAATCCAGCATCCGTTGGGTAAACGTTGGATCGTACGGCAGCCAGTTTCCAGCTTTAACATCCTCATGCGTGATGGTGGTAAACGGTTCGGGCGACTCACCGTCACTATTTTTCCAAAAGATCGGATGCCCGACATCAACCGTGTGATGACTATCAAGCGTAAAGTGCATATTGTGTAGCTGATCCTCGATTCGAGCGATAAATGTCGCCAAGCGGGACATATCGTTTTCTGCGCCCGGCACATAAAGCGCGCCACCCGGATCACAGAAGTCGTTCTGGCAATCAATCGCTAAAAGTTCAACGTGCATGGCTAACCTCCTTTTTCTTCCATGTATTTTCTGAAAGATTTTGCTGCTTGGATTTTTTAATCTGCTGCCGGTGTAATTATACTACAGTACCCGTTTGATAAACGATATAAAAAGATGTATAATAGTAACCTAAGTTGCCACCTGTCGGCCCGATGCCTATCTGAATCAGAATTTACAGGATATAAAACGTGAAACGTAATGCGTAATTGAACGGATGAACACTTGTCTGAATCAGGTGCTTGCATCCCGATTTATCGGAGATACTCAGGTTGAACGCAGCAAAATCCAGATCCGATCGGAGATAGAAACCGGAAAGTCCCGTATTGGACCATGGCTTTAGCGGAGAGTTTTAAGTGGAAAACCAAGCAATTCTCAGCAAGCACTTTATCAAACAGACACTTGCGGACAATCGGGAGACACTGAAAAAATACGGTGTCAAGCAGATTGGACTGTTTGGATTTTACGTGAATGGAACAGCGCACGCCACAAGTGACATTGATCTACTCGTTGAATTAGAAGAATCAACTTTTCGCAACTACATGGGGCTTGTTCTCTTCCTCGAAGATCTGTTTGAGAAGAAGGTTGACCTTGTTGCCGTTAAGTCCGTTAAATCGGACTTGAAACCTTATATTGAAAAACAGGTAGAGTATGTCACGAACCTATGACATATATCTTCAAGACATAGTAAAAGGAATTAACCGCTTATACAAGGAACATAATCATGCGAACGACACACAAATGGAATGATAACACAGCAACAATTTGCATCGAAGGATTGGATCGAACGGTTCGGATGCTCCACATCACCGATTCACACATTGCCCTCATTGATGACCGTGACGCTGAACATATAGAGGCTTGTCAGGGAGCGTGCGAACGTTTTGAATCGAGAGAGCGGATCTTTGACAAGTTGATGGAAGAAGCCAAAGACAGTTCCCTGGATCTGGTTGCACTGACAGGCGATATGGTGCATTTCCCCTCTCAAGCGGGTGTCGAAACCCTCGCGAAGTCGATTGCTAAAGTGGACGTACCGACGCTGTATACCTCCGGAAACCACGACTGGCATTATCCGGGCGTGGAGGGACGTGGGAAATTGCGAGAAGAGTGGTGGGAGGCACTGGCACCGCTGCATCACGGACAGGCGGCGTATGCCCGACATGAAATCGGTGGCATCCAATTTTTATTGGTCGATGATTCCATCTATCAGGTAAACGAAGAACAGACAGCGTTTGTGAATACACATTTGGCGAATGGAATGCCAACGGTCCTGCTCACCCATATCCCCTTGAGCCTTCCAACGCTGCGGGAGCCAACATTAGAACGCTTCGAAAACCCAATTTTGATCGCTGATCCGGACTGGGGACCTGAGGGTCGAGATCAATGGGGTACGGGAGCAGATATACCCCCAACCCTAGAGTTTGCGCGTACTCTCGTGAGAGCAGAAAACCTTATCGCTGTTTTCTGTGGTCATATTCATTTTGCGCACGCCGATAGCATCAATCTTAATGCCGTTCAGTATGTGGGAGCGCCTGGGTTTGATGGTGCAAGCCGGTTGGTGGAGTTCCGTCCACTGTGAATCGAAGAATCGAAAATTAGCGCGGGCAGGGAGAAATATGCCCGTTTGGGGTTGAAACCTGCCGCGCCATTTGTTAAAATGAACTTTGTTCAAATCTCACGCATCACATCAGAAAGGATAGCATCATGCGGAAACTGACAAAGCTATTCTGGCTGCTTATCGTCATCATCACCCTTCTAATTTGCCTTCCAACTTTTGCTCAAGAAGAAACAGTTGAGCCAGAGGCATTTCCTGATTCCTTAGACGAAATGTCAGATGCACAGGAGATACCTCCGCGAAAGTATGTTGAACTATCAATCAAGGGACCGCTTGCAGAGGTCAGACCTACATTTGTATTCTCGCCGCAAGTCAAAACTCTCCGAAGCATAACAAAACAGATCGACAAAATCCGCAAGGACGACGAAGTTGCCGGCGTCTTACTGAGGATCGAAGGACTTGGAATCGGTTGGGCGAAACTACAGGAACTCCGCGACAAAATCATTCAACTCCGAAGCAACGGGATCGAAGTCATCAGTTATCTAGAAAGCGGCGGCAACACGGAATACCTGCTCGCCTGCGCCGCGGATCGGATTGTGTTGATGCCGGCAGGGATGGTCGGTCTGACAGGATTGCGGGCTGAAGTGATGTTTTACAGAGGGCTTCTAGATAAACTAGACATCAAAGCCGATATGTATAGCGTCGGCAAGTATAAATCAGCGATTGAGCCGTTCGTGCGAGACAGCATGTCGGAAGCCCAGAAAGAGGCAATAAATGCGATTCTCGATGACCTTTATGCACAACAGATTGAAATGATCGCCAGCGGACGGGGTGAAATTGATGCGGCGTTGGCTGCAAATCTCATTGATCAGGGACCTTTTACCGCCGAAGAAGCATATCAAGCGAAGCTAGTTGATGCAATCCAATACTACGACGAACTTGTGGAATCGATTGAGGAACGGGCGGAGGAAAAAGCCGAAGTTGTTTCGGAATATGGCAAAAAATCGACGGAAGCACCCGAACTCACCGGCTTTGCGGGTTTCATGAGACTTTTTTCGATGCTTTCATCGTCAAAGAAGCCAACCTCTGGGGAAGGAAAACCGAAGGTTGCGTTAATTTACGCCACCGGTCCCATCATGTCCGATGCACCTACCAGTCCATTTACAACAGGACAGGTTATCACTCCCGGCGTAATGGCAAAAGCGCTCCGCGAAGCTCGCGAGGATAGTGATATTAAAGCGGTCATAATGCGAGTTGATAGTCCCGGCGGCTCTGCGGTCGCATCAGACGCCATTTGGCGGGAGGTGCTGTTGACGCAGCAGGAAAAACCCCTTGTTGTATCAATGTCGGACGTTGCTGGATCGGGTGGATATTACATCGCTATGGCTGCAGGCACGATTGTTGCCGAACCGGGGACAATTACCGGCTCGATTGGGGTACTCGGCGGCAAACTCAACCTCAAAGGACTCTACAATAAAATTGGGCTGACAAAAGAGGTTATCACACGCGGGCAGAATGCAAATCTCTATTCGGATTACGGCGATTTCACGCCGACAGAGCGTGAGCGATTGCAGAAATTGTTAGAGACGATTTATCAGGACTTCGTTCGAAAAGCTGCTGAGGGCAGGGATCAAACCGAAGCGCAAATTCATGAACTCGCGCAAGGACGAATCTGGACAGGAAAACAGGCAAAGGAGATTGGGCTGGTCGATGAACTCGGTGGACTCGACACCGCACTCGCAATTGTCAAAAAACAGATTGCACTGGATCCCACCGATGAAGTTGATATCATCATCCTGCCGAAGCCGAAGACGTTCTTAGAAACGCTGATAGAGGATATGGAGATGGACATAAGGCTTCCGGTGACGCCTCACCTTCCATTGCCGACACCGATTGAACAGACTTTGCCCAAATTTTTCTGGTTACATCTGTTTGCCGACGAACCTGCCGCAACAGTGATGCCGTTTGAGATTGTTATCCGGTAGGGTAGATACACGGGAGAGAAACGAATTGACTCGAATCAAGATTTGTGGAATCACTAATATTGACGACGCACTGATGTCAATTGATGCGGGTGCGGATGCTCTCGGCTTCAATTTTGTCCCTGGCACACCACGCTATCTCAAAGACACAGAAGCTGCGGCAAAGATTATCGAACAACTTCCCCCTTTCATCACAACGATTGGACTATTCGTCAAC
Above is a window of Candidatus Poribacteria bacterium DNA encoding:
- a CDS encoding S9 family peptidase, which gives rise to MLPFIYWLTTTAPTASGTPPVAKTDPKVDTVHGEERLDNYFWLREKSNTEVIEYLEAENRYTEAMMQHTGDFQEQLYQELLGRIKETDLSVPEKMGDYYYYSRTEEGKQYPIYCRQKGGLESEEEILLDQNVLAEGHEYLEMGVYKISPNHQLLAYSTDTTGAESYTLYVKDLNTGQLLSDQIPNTYYSIEWASDNQTLFYTTLDAAKRPYKLYRHQLGSDPEADVLIYHETDESFFLDVSKTRSQAYLLMELENINTSEVHYLEANQPTGDFKVISPRQSELEYSVEHHGDQFFIVTNADAVNFKLMRASINNPSRINWEEVIPHREAVKLDGVSAFQNHLVISEREDGLQKIRVHNFTTGEAHAIDFPEPVYTVRQGRNPEFNTNTLRFNYASLITPMSVFDYEMDARTRELKKQDEVLGGYDPSLYESERIFAKASDGTSIPISLVYKKGLVKDGGNPLLLYGYGSYGINSEPYFSSNRLSLLDRGFIYAIAHIRGGEEMGRTWYENGKLLHKRNTFTDFIACAEHLIAEKYTASDKLVTQGGSAGGLLMGAVTNMRPELFEIVIAKVPFVDVVNTMLDASIPLTVIEYDEWGNPNKKEFYDYIKSYSPYDNIEAKEYPHILVTAGLNDPRVHYWEPAKWTAKLRALKTGDNQLLLKTEMGAGHGGPSGRYDYLREIAFEYAFIFDLLGVDK
- a CDS encoding SDR family oxidoreductase; its protein translation is MSLQDKVCIITGGGSGIGRGAGIMMAQQGAKVVLIGRTAAKVEAVRDEIIADSGTAVAMSLDVADHDAVHQMAKDVFDTFGRIDVLVNNAGHSSKNRRLLTITPEEIRSVFDSNLIGTIYCTQAVVPAMLKAQQGTIINVSSLAGVTPGPFSGLAYGPAKAAVINFTEFLNVDLRNTGIRASVIIPGEVDTPILDKRPVPPPDETRLEMVDVDETSATICLMASLPQRTNLPSVVIRPTMQRDTSGEVEAMPEVN
- a CDS encoding M28 family peptidase, whose product is MPTTNPYLELDQKIVGDIYTSTEPMALLTTLCDDFGSRFGGTEGAALAANLLEKKFAAYGLANVHKDAYDYDGWYRGGATLEVLSPIAREVPCISLPYCPAAEVEGNLVFVDEGVEKDFEKEKDRLAASIVISRSGGIHRMEKYDRAILYDANGFIFQNHYPGYGEVTGTVGWNHEAVIPGIGISYETGEFLHRLSRQNGAVRVRIKTTDEYRPTTAWNVVGELRGKTHPEELIIIGCHYDGHDITQGANDPLSGMVVVTEMARVLSAHARDELARTVRFIAWSNEEVGLFGAYHDAQGLGDNPAHVRFVWNLDSAGNPGGRKGIQLHRLPDFEPFIENAAEEMGQDISVGGGISCYSDHYPYFLRGLPTGSMTTVGRPPGRGFGHTAFDTVDKTDAMSIREAAALGARLVLRQLNAESLPLQLREEDEVERLLKEDSGLEQHRLREAVYEKLGKENLRQYCDAVME
- a CDS encoding isochorismatase family protein, with the translated sequence MHVELLAIDCQNDFCDPGGALYVPGAENDMSRLATFIARIEDQLHNMHFTLDSHHTVDVGHPIFWKNSDGESPEPFTTITHEDVKAGNWLPYDPTFTQRMLDYTRLLEENNRYQLTIWPIHCRIATWGSALYPAVDQAVRDWEASQLGVVDFVMKGSNIFTEHYSAVKADVPDPEDPATQVNTDLIQKLEQCDQVIVVGEALSHCVASTVRDIAAEFGDEGARKFIILEDCSSNVPGFEALGEAFLHDMSQLGATITNSVDFMR
- a CDS encoding nucleotidyltransferase family protein encodes the protein MLSKHFIKQTLADNRETLKKYGVKQIGLFGFYVNGTAHATSDIDLLVELEESTFRNYMGLVLFLEDLFEKKVDLVAVKSVKSDLKPYIEKQVEYVTNL
- a CDS encoding metallophosphoesterase, whose product is MRTTHKWNDNTATICIEGLDRTVRMLHITDSHIALIDDRDAEHIEACQGACERFESRERIFDKLMEEAKDSSLDLVALTGDMVHFPSQAGVETLAKSIAKVDVPTLYTSGNHDWHYPGVEGRGKLREEWWEALAPLHHGQAAYARHEIGGIQFLLVDDSIYQVNEEQTAFVNTHLANGMPTVLLTHIPLSLPTLREPTLERFENPILIADPDWGPEGRDQWGTGADIPPTLEFARTLVRAENLIAVFCGHIHFAHADSINLNAVQYVGAPGFDGASRLVEFRPL
- the sppA gene encoding signal peptide peptidase SppA, with protein sequence MRKLTKLFWLLIVIITLLICLPTFAQEETVEPEAFPDSLDEMSDAQEIPPRKYVELSIKGPLAEVRPTFVFSPQVKTLRSITKQIDKIRKDDEVAGVLLRIEGLGIGWAKLQELRDKIIQLRSNGIEVISYLESGGNTEYLLACAADRIVLMPAGMVGLTGLRAEVMFYRGLLDKLDIKADMYSVGKYKSAIEPFVRDSMSEAQKEAINAILDDLYAQQIEMIASGRGEIDAALAANLIDQGPFTAEEAYQAKLVDAIQYYDELVESIEERAEEKAEVVSEYGKKSTEAPELTGFAGFMRLFSMLSSSKKPTSGEGKPKVALIYATGPIMSDAPTSPFTTGQVITPGVMAKALREAREDSDIKAVIMRVDSPGGSAVASDAIWREVLLTQQEKPLVVSMSDVAGSGGYYIAMAAGTIVAEPGTITGSIGVLGGKLNLKGLYNKIGLTKEVITRGQNANLYSDYGDFTPTERERLQKLLETIYQDFVRKAAEGRDQTEAQIHELAQGRIWTGKQAKEIGLVDELGGLDTALAIVKKQIALDPTDEVDIIILPKPKTFLETLIEDMEMDIRLPVTPHLPLPTPIEQTLPKFFWLHLFADEPAATVMPFEIVIR